The genome window cacattcgTACAATTTGACTCATCCCAAAAATAAAAGCAGAAAGATGAGGGTTTCTCCTAGTACAAATTGAGCGCCCAAAAATAAAGACTAAGTACCGGACTTAGTGCAACCAGTGAATTATTCAGCCAAGATAAAAAATGAACGTGCTTTTTCTCATCTTGATTCTGAAGTTTGTTCGACTCTTCTCAGCATTCTTCATTGTGGCTATAATCTTTCCTAGTAAGTTTATAGCCTCAGTGAAGAAAGCAGTGGCGAAACTAGAAAATTTTTCAAGGGTATTTAaatttgaaagaagtgaaaaaaaatTCCCGACAAAtggtgttcaatatgtgttatatagctctaaaacgtaatattttacctatTTACACAGTGCAATTTTTCGACGAAGGATGGTCAGTTAACCACCCTTGTGACCATGCGACTTCGCCACCGGAAGAAAGAAGTCTTTTTTTCATGTTAAGAAATCTGCAGGGATATTACCTTCTCTGAAAGAGTGATTAAACTGGAAGTGACCTTCAGATAGCGTGGAGTGAATATCATTGATGTCCTCTTTGGTCTGCCAAGAAGGGAAAATTTCCTTTTTGATCATTTTGATCACAAGAAGAGAGTCAGATTCCAATATTAATTTATTGAAATCATGATCAATACACCATTTCAGTCCAATTTTAATAGCTTACACCTCAACTGAGTTATTAGTGGTGCAGCCAAGATAGATCATATGCCCCAGGTGATCCCTCAAAATCCCACCTCCACCGGCACTACCTGACTTCCCTTTTCAATAACCATCCACCGTAAGCTAATAGATATTCCACTTGGCTAAGTTATTCTAGTCTTAAATTAAAGTATCCTAAACGAATTAAGAAAATACACATATATGGTTGGCCAAAACTGCCAATTTTGTGAGCTCAAATGAAGAATAATTGCAGTACTGACACCTCTAAAGCACATTTGAATTAGTTCATGCACCTGTACCCAAAGTAATTTATTTAATGCGTTCACCAACTGCAAAAAAAGTTCAAGAAATATGAATATAATAGTAATTGAAGAACAAAAAGTCACAACGGCATTAATACCTTTCTGTTGAGACAAAGTGGGTGACCAAAGAAAAAAGGGCTTTTCCTTCAATTAATTTAGTAGGAAATACCACTTGAACTAACAAGGTCAACTATTATCCTCTATCttccttgaaatttaatttccTTTCTGCACTTCCCgcttttatttttgtgttttgagtttAAGTTTTATATAATGATGATAATATTAAAGAAATATGTATAATTAATCTTCTGTAAGGTAATTATAGGTAtatttttatgataaatattaaCTTATAACCacatgataaaaataataattaacctACTATTTCAAATTAAACCTTATTGAAGAGATTTGCTTTTATGAGTCGagtgtctatcggaaacagtatCTACCTCCACGAGGTATACGAGGTCTATGTACACATTACCCCACACCGCGGAAATGTATTGGGTATACAGtaattatttttattactatAATTGAAACTGTTGATAATACTTTCTTAACTTCCCCCACCTGGTCCCACACCAAGATTCCACATATGAGTCCCCTTTTCTTCCCTGTACATGTTttcaattatttataaattatactCCGTAATAAGCTATCTTCCCTTATCCTGCAAGTCATCAAATTCTCCAAATTGCACTTAAGAGAAAATTAACTTTGGTTCCTCTATATTCACTAGCTAGGAAATAATGGATGGTTCATATGTACAAGAAGAGAGTGGATGGACAACTTATTTGGAGGACTTTTCAATGGAAAATAATAACAGGGAAAATAGCTCTTGTTCTGAGAATGATAGTTTTGGTAGCCCTTCTTTGTTGTCTGATGCTGCTTCTCATGCTGTTAATTGGAAGAATTGTAACAGTACCAATAATCAAGTCTTGAATTCATATAATTCTCCTATGGGTGGCTCACCTTTTCTTAAGAAATTGAATTTGAAGAAACCAAGGAACAAGAAAATCTCTGATCCTGATTTAGAAGACACTGCTAGCTCGCCTGTCAACAGCCCTAAGGTAATCATCACACTTTCTTTAAATCATTTTTTCTTATATCAGTAATATTCGCATCAACTTGAACGCATATTGACTATTATATCGCATCAACCATGGGTATCGGTACCAGATAGCTTTTCCAACTAAAACTTAAGTAGAGTACACAAAATATTGCTTGAGCCGAGGGCCTATCGGAAACGTCATCTCTATTTTTTGAAGGTAGGGGTAAAGTTGTGTACATGTATACTACCCTCCCAAGACCCCATTTGTGGGATTACGCTGaattttttattgttgttgttgagcttCCATAATATTTATCTTGCTTGATGTTAATAGGTAAGTAGTTTTAAGCAGATGGACATCAATTACCGAAGAGCAGATGGAAATTTCCTGGTAACGTTACGTTCTCCTCTCCATGCTAATTATTAAATAATGAGCATGAATCTTTTTTTATGAGCAAAATGAAACTGAAAATTTGTTTTTGGTCTTTGTTTATTGTTTAGGGAAATATTGAAAGTGGTTCTACGCAAGATGAAGAAATGCAAACTGTAGAAAGAAATAGTGTGTGTTTTGATGGAAAAAACAATAGCTATAAGGACCTGAAGAAAAAGGGACTCTGTTTAGTGCCTTTGTCCATGTTAGTCAACTATCGAGGCTGATCATCTCCTTAATTCATTCATCTCTCTCCATGTAAAAAATATCATTTTCTGTTATTTCTAGGGAAAGGAATGTATTATATGAAAAAACTGGCAAAAAGATTAATAAAAACATAATTGTGAAAGTGGTACTTAGTTCTTTTCTTGCACATGTGTTAGTTATTGGACAGCAGGAAGGTTCCAAATATTTAATGAAATGTGTTATATTAGAGAAAAATTACACAATTCCTTACGTTTTTTTATTGACGAACTCTCTGTTTCGGATCAAATATACGCAGTTTCTCTTTGGTAAATACAAAATATTTAATGATCATTTTTCATAAGTAATTCATGTAAACATAAAAGATCAATCAATTATTCCTCAATGCCAAATTAGTCGGAATCAACTTTATCTTTTTTTGTTTCACATTGGGGTAAAGTGCTCCATAACAAAAACGACTCCAAACCTATGGCTCAAACCAGAGACTCTGGTTAAAGATGAAGGAGTATTTACCAGTACTCCACCATAATCCTTGTTGGTGAAATCAACTTTATCAAACTTCATATAACTATTGTGATCTTTATAGACGCATTTAATTATCATAATAAATaccttaattttaaaataaagtaTGAGTTTTATGATATTATATATGCTATAATTCTCACAGTTATCTAATACCAAAAACTATAGCTTCTTtgttccatattttcttgtcatgttagtttttttttatgtttcttaagaaaatattaattaaaaaggATAATTTGACAAACTTTTATAGGAAGCACTTCTCATTTGATGGGTCATATGTGGGGCAAATTAGGATTAGTGAGACTAGCGTGTACCGGCTACAAATATTACAAAATGttaaatattcaagtaacaacGAAATTCTCTTGTATTTATTTCTATTAAAACTTCTTATTTACTTACGAAATTACTGGACTAGGGAAAACAACTTTCAAGCATATTCCAATAATAATTTTTCTGATACAACTTTGGCGTTATTAAAGGAGAAAATGGGGTACTTAATGTGAAACTACTATATTTGATTTGCTAGTCTTAATTAAAAATTCAGACTAAACACTATTTggtgagaaaaaaaaaattatcgcGTCATTAACCGTAAATACGACAAATAAACGACTTTTTTTTTTATGTAAGTCATAATATTTAGTAGATAAAGAGAACAAAGTATATTTTCTTCCGGTTGACGTCACTTATTATAACTAGCTTTAGTGTATGTGCGTTGCACGTGTGGTTAGCGTCAATCAGTAAAATATGTGTATATGGAGAACATGTAAGTCAGCGCCCCCAGGCgcctttataaaaaaaaaaaaaaaaaagaacatgtAAATCAAGTTATCAAATGATAAGTTTTAAAATGTCTACACTaagttaatattttaaaataagtaaCTTTGTACATAGAAAAGTATAAGGAGTTGTCATTTATTTGAACgaataccaaaaaaaaaatttaattaatggcAACTAACTTAGAATATATTTTTTCTTCTAATGTTTAATTCTTATTGTTTTTAATGTATGCATTTTTAACAGTTTGACTCTTACTACTATATTATAAATTTTGAAAAGGATGACTTGGATTTTTCGCAAATTAGTTAAATCAAAGACTTTTTTGGTTAATTAAGATTGCTCCTAACGTTAAAGAGATTTTTTTTGTTGATTCAAATCTTAATAATAGCTCATCCcaagttttaaatttttaattataattataatttttatccaaTAAGAATTTTACGttcaatataataaataaaaaaaatagggtACGCGCGTCGCGCGTGTATCCTATCTCAATGAGTGcttgagttatgaaataaaagtataaGTTCCTGACAATAGTCATTAATATTGACATTGTACATATAATTAACTCAATTAAGAAAACAACGTCTCATAGAAATCCTCAATCATCAGTTAataattcaacttaaaatttataccacttttaataaataaaatttgcaTGCTTCATTTTCAGTTTCAGTAGTA of Nicotiana tomentosiformis chromosome 7, ASM39032v3, whole genome shotgun sequence contains these proteins:
- the LOC104108607 gene encoding vascular-related unknown protein 1-like encodes the protein MDGSYVQEESGWTTYLEDFSMENNNRENSSCSENDSFGSPSLLSDAASHAVNWKNCNSTNNQVLNSYNSPMGGSPFLKKLNLKKPRNKKISDPDLEDTASSPVNSPKVSSFKQMDINYRRADGNFLGNIESGSTQDEEMQTVERNSVCFDGKNNSYKDLKKKGLCLVPLSMLVNYRG